In Setaria viridis chromosome 5, Setaria_viridis_v4.0, whole genome shotgun sequence, the genomic stretch TGCAATGTAGAAATAAGGTGGTTGGTCCATTCAGTATGACCTTGAAAAGCTATAATTATTTTCCCTGCCCGGTTGGGCTTTCAACCATTGTTGTTTGCACTTGCATCTTCATTTTATCTGGGGCACGGTGTACTGTGATAGACTTGATTGCATGTATGGTTGCACATGATCttagaggatttttttttcatttttgcaatGGATATTTTGTTAGTTCAATTATCATACAAGCTTATTCTCCATCTTGCTAGAAGAGAAAATTATTATGTTCATTATGTCTATAAAGATCTCCAGAGATAAATAAGTTAATCTCAGTCTCCACTGTGTGAACTGTTTATGCCTTTGCTTAATAATTTTTCTATCAGGAGGTTTGCTTTAGCTGCAGTCGCTTATCTGAAGTTATATTCACAGAGCAGACAAACTGACAAAAGTTTATGATTGCAGCTGCACTCCATATTTTTGCATATAAGGAAAGTGAGGCGGATGGCTGGATTTCGTGATTCCAATCGGAAAGTGGTGAAGCTGGAATGGGTACTCAACTGGACGACCTTTGTGACTGCAAGGGTGGTGTGCCATATCTTGATTACATACAAACTCATCGCTGATGCCCACAAGTTTGGTAAGGGCATTGAGCTTCCGCTAGCTCTTCTTGGTATGGCAGGAATGAATCTGCTCAACATATTTTTAGGCCTCGATCTATTTAAAGCGTATGCACGAGAAAGAAATCAGCAGAGACATCAAGATTGAATGCACCTTCCCTGATGTACTCTAAATTTTAGAAGGTTATAGTTCTGTTCGTGTAAAGACAGAGAGGTATGTTTAAGTCTTGGCGCTGGAGAGTAAACCGTTTGCGTATGTATACATCTTTATGCTTCGCTACCAGAAAGTGTTCGTTGGTAGTATGTGCATTACCACATAGACATACTATTATTATTTATTAGGACAATGCTGATCGGGACATGCTTGCAGCATTATACAGATTTCAAGTAGAAAGAAGAAAATGGTATCCAACTTTTTCATCCCAAAACCTCATCTAAATTACTAAAATGCCTTTGGCAACTTGTAAAATAGCCCCAGAAGGCTACGAGACACTCTTTTTTATCTTTAAACCTTATCATTTCTCACAGTGGAGTAAATCTTGTGCTTGTGCTGATGATGCATTGGCGCTGTTCTACTACGGTGAAGTTTCTTGTTACCTCATTTAGCTGTATGGATTTGAATATGGTGAGGAACCATTTGAATATGGTGAGCTGGTTCCTCTTCTTAATTGTGTTGTTATCTTGCTAATTCTGAGCAAAAGACAAAAACGAAAAAATAAAGGTCCCACCGGGATTCGAACCCAGGTCGCCAGATTCAAAGTCTGGAGTGCTAACCACTACACTATGGAACCATTTGTTGCGCGTGGTCCCTTGATAGTGATAGTTATTTCGTTACAAGAGGCAGTCAGCGTACAATGGAACCCATGTTTTGTTGGTCTGGATCCATTTGGGCTCGCCAGAATGGAACACAGGGATATCCGACGGATCCCTTGCAATAGTTTGCTGTTCTCGAAATGGCCGGATGCATTGCGAGATTATTTGAACTTTGGGAGAACAATGCAGAGGTAAAGGGTGGCTCTGGGGTGAACATCCTGCCAGATGCACGTATATGGTATGTACTGATTGGGGATCACTCGCGACCGTCTTTCCGTCTTGTTTGTGTTTCTCCAGTTTTGTTGGGCTGAAACTCTTCTATGCGTTCGTTTCTCGATGAGTAGCCACTAGTTAGGTCTGGTGAACGTGCACTTCTGTCAGGCTTGCAATTATGAGATGCAGGAGTGCACTTGGTTACTCGCGCGAGATTTGAACTCTGGTGTGAGGTAGAGTCATGCACCTACGGCTCCACAGTTCCACACCACACAACACGGGTGGTGCTTTTGTAGTTGAAGTTGGAAATACAAAGCAAGATCGATTTTTTCGACTCAGCACAAACGAGAGGCTAAGATGCTAGCCGCTCCACACACGAGTACACAGACCGTAGCTCTCAGTCACTAAAAGCCGGTACAGTGTAGTCCTCGCGCAACTCAGCACATGCGGCCTCACGCCCTGAGAGGCAGAGACCAGAGAGCACTTTCCCTTTTCTCCGTGACGCGTGTATCGTACCAACCGGCGCCATCAGTTCGTTCCACACGTCCCATGCCTCTCCCACCGTACGTGCGGCCGGAGACCGCAGGAGCCGCACCAGCAGACCAGCTGCTTGGCCCTGCCCTCGGGCGGCGCCGCAGCCATAGATTGGATTCGCGGAGACGTGGCGTCCTGGCAGCCCACCCCGCACCCTatcctccgccccgccgctcgccaaTCGCCACCGCCAGTTCGCGCCACGCCAGCTtcacgccgccccgcccccccccccccccccccccccccccccccccccccccccccccccccgcttgTGATCTCGTTCATAAAGAACTGGCCACGCAGCCTCGGAGCCAGACAGCCAGCATTAGCCACCACGACCACGCAGCAGCCGCGCAGCACCTGCGTCCTGCGAGCACACAGCTCCGACCCTCAGCGCTTTGAGTGCCTTGTGCTGTTTGtgaggaggcgcgcgcggcgcggcacaGACAGATGGCGCCGTCCATGCTCATGTCGACGAGCGtcagcggcggccgcgcgctGCCGTCGCTGCaggccgcccggccggcggcggcgtaccCGCGGCTCGCGCTGCCGTCGGTGAACAGGCACTCCAAGTCCGTCTCCGTGAAGACCCTGGCACTGTTCGGCAAGTCCAAGGCCGCCAAGGCCGCGCCGGCCAAGAAGGTCCGTGCTGTGCTGCTAATAATATCATTAGGCACGCACGCGTGCATGCTCCtagttttattttcttcttctgttcTGCATGGTGGTGATTGTCATGTCCATGATGGTGTTTCTACAGGTTGCTGCGCCCAAGCCGAAGGTTGAGGACGGTATCTTCGGCACGTCCGGCGGGATCGGTTTCACCAAGGAGAACGAGCTGTTCGTCGGCCGTGTCGCCATGCTTGGCTTTGCCGTGAGTACTTAGCAGAAACTCATCTCGCCCATGTTTTTGCACATGGACGTACTGGAATGCCTGGGCAATTCATGCACACGCTTACGAAGGAGTAAAAAGAAGTCTTTTTTTTAACGTACCTTTCACACTGGTCAACCAGCagggaaaaaaattataatttagCTCGCAAAAGAAACTTCGTCCTTCCGCGAAAAAGCACAGCCATACAATTCGCACTCAGGATATCGTCACACGTCTGTCTGGAGTTAGCAGCTTCCATATGTGAAAGTTCAGTCGGCAACAAATTAAAAGAGGATGAGAAATAATgtgaaaaggaaaataatttcTAGCGGtccaaaaattaaaaattacgGTAATTTGAACCCGAAACAACACATGTACCACTAATTATTAGCAATTCCCAGAATAAAATAAATACATTTTCAAATATATTCTCCACAAATAAAACGACGATTTTATTTACACTGTTCTCGAACATGCCAGGCGTCGCTGCTCGGAGAGGCCATCACCGGGAAGGGCATCCTCGCCCAGCTGAACCTGGAGACGGGCATTCCCATCTACGAGGCGgagcccctcctcctcttcttcatcctcttcaccCTCCTCGGCGCCATTGGTGCTCTCGGAGACCGTGGGACCTTCGTCGACGACGTCACCGGACTCGACAAGGCCGTCATCCAACCCGGCAAGGGCTTCCGCGGCGCCCTCGGCCTCAGCGAGGGAGGTAAAAAATCCATCGCAATACATACTGCATCATCCATGCACTTCACCCAGCGCCGCTAGCTAGATCTGACGAATATTCTGTGCAATGATGCAGGGCCGCTGTTTGGGTTCACCAAGTCGAACGAGCTGTTCGTGGGGCGGCTGGCGCAGCTGGGCGTGGCCTTCTCCATCATCGGCGAGATCATCACGGGGAAGGGCGCGCTGGCGCAGCTCAACATCGAGACGGGCGTGCCCATCAACGAGATCGAGCCGCTCGTGCTCTTCAacgtcctcttcttcttcatcgccGCCATCAACCCCGGAACCGGCAAGTTCATCATCGGCGACGACGAAAAAGAGTAAATCATGCGCATGGTTTTGTTTGTGATTGATCGATCAGTGCGTCTCTGTGCGTGTGCGTGCTTTGTTGTGTATTACGCGTGAGGCCTTTGAAGGTAGGGTGTTGCGTTGGGTTGTATTGTAAAAACAAGAGCTTAGCTAATATCCAATGGCTGCCAGACTGTCAGTGTTCTCTTAGAGTAAGATATTGTTTAGTTCCGTTTCAAAGAATGAAACCGAAGAGACCTGTGTACCAGCTTCAGGCCAACACGGACGCATTGAACGTAACAATAGCAACGGCACAAATCAGATTTTGACGTTCGGTACCGAGCTGCATTTCTCTATGCTCTGTTCTCCAGTTTTGCCAATGCCTGGCATCCATAATCGCGGCCGGCAAGGCCGAACAACCAAGTTCAGATGTAAATGGGCCTATCTACTTGCACCCGAAAAGCCCGGGTCTATTTAAGCCCAAAGTAATGGGGtcagttcttttctttttgagaacGGTATACTCAGACGGGCCCTGGGCCTGTTGTTTAATTGCATACCTTTAAGCCCAAGGAATATTATTTCAGCTAACCACCAGGCACCAAGGATGGGACAACAATCACCATACATCCAGCTCCATTTTCCTGTACCAGCCATCGACACGGCCGATGCCATTACCAGTCTGCCACGGCACGTACGCGTGCGCCCTAAGTTCATCGCCAAGACCACGCACCTACGGAACGCACAATAGGTCCTTTCACCGGCTCCACACGTCAGTGACACCTTGCAGCTAGTGCTGCAAATCATGTACCCTTGCAAGAAGTCCTCTTGACTCTTGAGAAATGAGAACCCAGCTCCAGCTCAAAGTGGGGTTCTATGGAGCCTAGATCAGCCAGGTTGTCAAACCAAAAGAAGCCCCCCTGTTGAATCATGCCATGCATGGGCTCATCTCAAAAGATGCCCCCACTTACATGCTACCCTGCGCTTGTTTATTGGTTCAACCAAAGACGGTGGAGAAAGACTCGGAGAGCTGCAGTCTCAGTCTCTCGGATAGAATCAAATCCTGATCGAGGATTGATGATTGATGAGCCTTTTAAAGCCCAGATTATCAATAAGTACGTGCGGGATTTGGAAAACTACGCGTATGATCAAACCACCGAAATTGTTTGCTTCGCTGTTATTGGTTCGCTAGCTACCTGGCCTTCGACGGGCCACCAAATTCAAAAGGGGTTTTCTTTCAGGAGAGTTGGAGTATGGTGGTAGTAGATGGTGGTTTGCATAGATCGCACGCCACACGCAGGGGATGAGCTATCAGGGTGCCTTCCTTTTTTGGTTAAGGGACTTGAGGGATAGGTACCCACGGTCCCACTGACAAGAATACTGATTGGCTCTGGTGGACCTGCCCGACTACGTCGCGCGGGCtaaggcatgaagatacgtggagcaTAAGTCCAGAAGCTGGACGAACAGATTTTGTCTGGATATGACGGGATatttgttgtaaaccgactcagatcGCTTTCCAGGTAACATCCGACTACGATCAGATTCTATCCGATTGTGACCCTatgtcgtcagcctatataagacggTCAGGGGCGCCCCTCAAGGGTAACTCACATCGACTCTTCGCATCCCATACCGgtaatacaatccaccagaacatagAACgcagggtattactctctgaaGGCCTAAActtgtctaaaccttgcgtcccTATATTACcgttcgagttcttgatcttatGATCttctccacctacaaatctaccactgaGCATTCTCCGGTAGACTGTCAATCACTGAATCCAAACTCTTGCTCTAATTAGCTAGCCACGAGATAACCTACGCGCAAATGGGATTGGTTCTTTCCTCTCATTTTCTTTGTCCACGATTCCCCGAGCTGTCGAAAATGGCACCACGCACGGTTTAGAGGCACCAAATAAAATTGCAGCGAAATTAAAATCTTCTGAACCTGTAGAAACCAAACGAAGAAAGACGGGAGAAACGACGACCGTTGTGCCATCGTGATCGTACTGTGGATACGTGAGTTGTTTGAGCCGCGGGGACCCGGCAAATCACATGGCCGCAGCAATGGCGCATGCACCGAAACAATCAAGCCCTTTGCTCGTACCCCTCCCTCGACTAGTTAAGGTAAGCGCAGTACTAATCAGCCCGTGATTCGACAGGAAAATCGCCAAAGGTGCCGCTGGCCCTTCGGATCATGAGTGAATCTTGGCAATCTGCTTTACTCCGACGCGTGCGTCTGTGAGTAGCCTTTCGCCCTTTCCAGGCCGGAGAGAATACGCGACTGCACTATAATATGTGACGGCGTAGCCAATTTCTATTCCGACGACCAGCTGAACTGAATAAAGTTTGATCTGGACGCAAAAGTTTCAGTCTTAGACAAAAAATAATGACGACGATGGATTGGTGCGCGTCAGCAACCTGTGCGTGTACCGCTGGCTCCGCCGAATACTGACTACGGGTTTGTACCTATTACATGTGGGTGTGTCACTCCAATGTCACAACGATTAGCTTGACACTACGAATGACTCCTCGTTGAGTATGCTGGTGCTGCGTTAATCTCGCTCTCCATCAGCGATCAATGGCAGCATCGTCCCAGCAGGTGCAGCAGGTGCCAACGGGTACGGTGCCAGCATGCTGTTTCAGCACGGGGACACGCTCTGCCGCCGGGCTCTGCATCTTGGATTATTCCAGTGCCTTGGCCGCTCATCCGCTAGAATAGATCGCTACGGACGTGACCGGGGCAAGAGGGCAATGTGTTAACCTCACGGATCCAGACATGCGTTCGTGTTCCGTCGCGACCCGCGCCACGTCGGCAGCAGGTTGGTCGCAGGCTAGCTGCTGGCTCTTTCTCTCCTGTCGCTTGCGTCGCGCGGGCCACACATGGCGGCCTGGAGCTAGTACCTTCATCGCTAAGAACTTCCATTTTTTTAACAATATAGGAGTAATAAACAGttataagaagaagaaaaataaaggcAGATGCTGTTTTGATTTTACTAACTCCTCTCCACTTGTGCCTGCATATTTGGTGTTTCAAGATTCAACGTTCAAACCATGATGACATCTGCTACTAACTACTCCAGGTGCGTagtaatgtttttttttattttgacaaTGTTACTTTGATATCTTTGGCATCTTGCCGTCCTCTTCATGGATCGACAGCAAAACGTACACCGGCATTAGTTTTTTTTCGTTGTGTCGTGATCATAGGATGCTGCGGGCAATAAACTGCGAGGCGAGCACATGACCAAACATGCCACGCTTCTGAACTCTGATGGGCACGTACACCCGTGCCCATGCTGCCCGTAGCTCTCGTCCCCCGGCCGGGCCGACTACACgcgtttagttttttttttttctcccatgCCTGTGTCCCCTGGCTCGTACGTACTGCTGGGACGCCAGCCTAAGCGATAGCATGTACTCCGTATACACAGCACAGTGGAAGTTCATCTCTTCATTCTTCAATTCCCCCACGGACCTCTCTGCTAGCTAGGTTGCGTTCGGGGGTGGACCTGGATTTTCAGCCACTGCCCGGCCGCTGAAATAATTATCTATTTATAAATTGCAAGTGGTATTCGATGTTCAATTGTACTGAAAGTTGTAGCAGAGACGTCTGCTGTTGCAGCCGGATGCGTTGGTTGACAACTTATTAGATAGACATGACGAGCTGATAGCATGACCACCCTAATTGACACTCGCAAAAATCTTCTTCTCCAATCGCTAGCCACACCTCGCCGCCCACGCACGCACCCCCTCCATGCAAGCAAACACAAAGCCAACTCCACATCACACCCCACCCTGATGCATCTCGATCTCCGGACTAAATGCGATCGGCGAACTCGAGTAGCGTTCCAGCACGCAGCAGCGTCGCCATGCGCAGTACAGAGTAGAGCCCAGCCGATCGATCGAGAGCACGCATGACGCATGACTCGTGAAGCCTcggcagggaggaggagatATCCAGACGGTCACGTACGCCCTTGCCACCATGACGCGCAGGTCACGTAGCTGCACACATCAACTCCCCGGAGTCGGCAGGTCACCGGCTCCCCGCCCTTCTTGGCGCGCGCCCGAGCACTACACATGTACGTCTCCCTCGCGTCCTCGCGCTCCCCACGTCCCCCGCACCCGGCCCGGCCTGAACTGTCACGGAGGCTGGGGGAATTAACTGCGGCGACGGCAAAGGATACGTGCAGTGTTGCGCGGCGTACCGGCCCATACGCGATGTGACACGGGCTACGCGCGCCGCGACACTTGGCTCGTGCGGTCGTGTCGTGCGTGTGACTAGGCCTTGATTACACGAGGCCACGGTttggtggtgtggtgtggtgtggtgtggcgGCCACGGCATTTGGCGCCCGGACATGAATAGTGCCGGCCGGCTCGCCATCATCTACTCCTGCTTAATCAGCCAGGAGACAGTACGGGAAACAaagccgccgcgcgccgcctaaTTACCTTTAGCTACCGGGTGATCATGGCGGGGGTACACGCACGCGCGCTCACATGGCGCCGGACAGCGAGCGTCGGCCGGCTCCATGCATGATTTGTCCGGCGCCCATGTTTTCCGGGGACGGGAACATATGGGAAAGGGAGAGGCTGTACGTGGCCGCAGCGGTAGACCAGTAGTGGACCCCACGTATAACATTTTAGACATCTGCTGTCTATTTGATTTGCCATGTACAGCTAAACATAGCTTGTATAATGAGCCGTCTATTTAGCTGTCTACATTCTATTTAATTCATTCGCACAAAGGGTGATCATACATCCATCCTTTTATTATTTCTTCTTCGCTCATCCTTAGCTTCGTGACTGCAACTTGTGAGCACTGAGCAGGATGGCGCCGCCGTCTTCTCCAATTCGTCGCCTGTAAAGCTCTCAGTCGGGTTGAACTTGAAAAGCTTTATTTTGGTTCATGAATCATGGCATGATGCATGTATCGAAATGAAAACTATTTTTGAGCATAACGGCATATTCAAAATCACAAGGCAATAATTGCGCTTATAGTTTATTAGTTGACAAGATTGCTAAAGCACCCCGTGACGGATATAATACGTGGCCAAACTTATCCAAGTTTGTTTTAGTGGAAAAACTAAGCCTAATCCAATAATCCATGATCCAACCCATGAGCGCTTGAATGGTTTGTCATTGTAACATATATATTTCCCCATATGAACAGCCGAATACCCAAACCTAGCTCCGGAATTCTTTCTTCGTTTTGAACGCTAGTTCCGGAATTTTTCCGTTGTAAGCACAACAATGTATATGATCCGTGTTGGACTCTTTACCTTAACTTGTGTAGGATACCAGTTGTCACATGGGGTATCGTTAGGAATTTAATGACATGTAGGAGCTTATAAATACCACGAAAACCTTTTTACATAAATTTCAAATAAAAGAAACGGCCTTCGAAGTCTTAAATAGAACTTTAAGAAAAATTGGGAGATTGCAACTTCACTCATACACTTTTTACGAGTAATCCCCACTCATACACTTTGAAAAGGCTGTAAAGAGACTTTCTCCGAGTCTGAATTCTGAAAGGTGTTTTTCCTGATCAAAAGAACCGGAACCCCAATTCAAGCGAAACGGAATTTTACACGTCGGATTCGACGGCGAACCGAAGCCAGCCAGGCCCGGACGGCCCACGCGCCCGGCGCGGGACACAGACACCGGCGCGCGGGGCCCACCCGACGTCCGCTCCTCCCATTGGCACCTTCCATTCCCCTcccggcctcccctccccttccgcTCTCACGCTGGCGCGGCTTACCCGTCACGCTGCGCTCCTACcatcagcaccaccaccaccaccactataTAATCCCCGATCGCCTCGCGCACACGCACACCGACCCGCCGGCCGACGAGGCGCAACCGCGCAAGCGCAACGCAACGCAAACCcacacgcgccgccgccgccgcctgcgcacTACCGGCctgctcctccctcctctcaggTGCGATCAGGCTACGGGCTACGGCCGCCTTGGACCCCCCGCGGGCTGCGCCGCCGGACCGTGCTTGCTCAGGCCGAGGGGGACGAGCGGGGCACGCGGCCGCGGCTAAcccgggcggcggggtgcggagGCGGAGAAGGTAGGTATGGAGAAGTACGAGGCGGTGCGGGACATCGGGTCGGGGAACTTCGGGGTGGCGCGGCTGATGCGCAACCGTGAGACCCGGGAGCTCGTCGCCGTCAAGTGCATCGAGCGTGGACATCGGGTTCGTTGGCTTTTCTAACTTTTTGTTACGGTTTGTTCGGCTTGGTGTTGGATTAATTCTGGGTGGATTGCGACGGGGCTCTAATTTTGTTGGTTTTGTACTTTTGGGGATCTGAATTCTGCAGATTGACGAGAATGTGTACAGAGAGATCATCAACCACCGCTCGCTGCGCCACCCCAACATCATTCGCTTCAAGGAGGTTCGTCGATGTGGACCGAAACGTTTAATTGCCCTCTCGATAATTAAGCTTcaccttttttttaaatacC encodes the following:
- the LOC117859110 gene encoding photosystem II 22 kDa protein 1, chloroplastic, with amino-acid sequence MAPSMLMSTSVSGGRALPSLQAARPAAAYPRLALPSVNRHSKSVSVKTLALFGKSKAAKAAPAKKVAAPKPKVEDGIFGTSGGIGFTKENELFVGRVAMLGFAASLLGEAITGKGILAQLNLETGIPIYEAEPLLLFFILFTLLGAIGALGDRGTFVDDVTGLDKAVIQPGKGFRGALGLSEGGPLFGFTKSNELFVGRLAQLGVAFSIIGEIITGKGALAQLNIETGVPINEIEPLVLFNVLFFFIAAINPGTGKFIIGDDEKE